The Methanomethylovorans hollandica DSM 15978 genome includes a region encoding these proteins:
- a CDS encoding DUF169 domain-containing protein, whose product MSTEEIQRLGKELIDILHLKTSPVAVRLVKTDEELPADVPRITENIRHCQMVDNVRRKGSQFYAVIDDHMCKGGAAVMGLTEMGEKLKTGEVYYHLKHFGSMDAAKNTMEKVPRVPAHSVKAVLYSPLETTKFDPDVILIITNPKQVMELSQALLHKNGGRVNASFAGKQSVCADGVAYPYISGEAGVTVGCSGSRKYTEIKEDEMIISIPVDMLPGLVASARTMFSN is encoded by the coding sequence ATGAGCACCGAAGAGATCCAGAGATTAGGAAAAGAACTTATAGATATACTCCATCTGAAAACATCACCTGTAGCCGTACGTCTTGTTAAAACGGACGAAGAATTGCCGGCTGACGTGCCGAGAATAACAGAGAATATAAGGCATTGCCAAATGGTGGACAATGTAAGAAGAAAAGGTTCTCAGTTCTATGCGGTCATTGACGATCATATGTGCAAAGGCGGTGCTGCAGTGATGGGACTTACAGAAATGGGTGAAAAACTAAAGACTGGAGAAGTGTACTATCATCTTAAACATTTTGGATCTATGGATGCTGCGAAAAACACTATGGAAAAAGTACCAAGAGTACCAGCACATTCCGTAAAAGCTGTATTGTATTCACCTCTGGAGACTACAAAATTCGATCCTGATGTGATCCTTATCATTACAAATCCAAAACAGGTAATGGAACTTTCGCAGGCACTGCTTCACAAAAACGGTGGCCGTGTCAATGCGAGTTTTGCCGGTAAACAGAGTGTGTGTGCAGATGGAGTAGCTTACCCATATATTTCAGGCGAAGCAGGTGTGACCGTGGGGTGCAGTGGCAGCCGCAAATACACTGAAATAAAAGAAGATGAAATGATC